From the Neoarius graeffei isolate fNeoGra1 chromosome 1, fNeoGra1.pri, whole genome shotgun sequence genome, one window contains:
- the LOC132891796 gene encoding E3 ubiquitin-protein ligase RNF12-B-like gives MISWLMGQACQWADYLVRVEHPCLQSFHMFHVMLWFLYETGKLEKEDPHEILWEGATMSEANAAAAAEAIAPELLTETNAVPVEEAIAPEPVPQPVPQSIPEPIPEPLPELVPKPESDPVPELAPEANGAASAPDHDEDVIVPLPPSYKDVIIPPPPSYEDIVILLLPGYEDVIVPPPPGYEDIVIPPPGPD, from the coding sequence ATGATTAGCTGGCTCATGGGACAAGCATGCCAATGGGCTGATTACCTCGTAAGAGTAGAACACCCTTGCCTACAAAGCTTCCACATGTTTCATGTTATGCTATGGTTCCTGTATGAGACTGGCAAATTAGAGAAAGAGGACCCCCATGAAATTCTGTGGGAGGGGGCTACCATGTCAGAGGCCAATGCAGCGGCAGCAGCGGAGGCCATTGCTCCTGAGCTCCTTACAGAGACCAATGCAGTGCCAGTGGAGGAGGCCATCGCTCCAGAGCCAGTCCCACAGCCTGTTCCACAGTCAATCCCAGAGCCAATCCCAGAGCCATTGCCAGAGTTAGTGCCCAAACCAGAATCAGACCCAGTTCCAGAACTGGCACCAGAGGCCAACGGGGCAGCCTCTGCCCCAGACCATGATGAAGACGTCATCGTCCCGCTGCCACCCAGCTATAAAGATGTTATCATCCCGCCACCACCCAGCTATGAAGACATTGTCATCCTGCTGCTGCCCGGCTATGAAGATGTCATCGTCCCACCACCACCCGGCTATGAAGACATCGTCATCCCGCCGCCGGGTCCTGACTAG